The window CCGCGACGCGAGACCCTGCTGAATTGGCCCGGCGAGCACTTTATGGATCCGAACAGTCGCGCATCGAGCCGCAGTTCCGGCAGATCCATTTGCAATGGATCGAGATCAGCGGGTACCCGCACCGATCGCAGCGTGGAGAAGACGTTTCATCCGAAGGAGGGCCGTCCCTGTTTTGGGGAGCTTCCATGATTGTAAGTATACCGTCCGTGCCGATCCAGAAGCAAGGAGACAAACCGCATCGGGGTGGGAGCCATGACAGAAGAACGGGAGGACGAACGGAAACAGGCGGTCGAGCTTTTTAAAAAAGCCTACGGGCTCCAGATGAACGGGGCGCTTGAAGAGGCCTGCGATTTTTACAAAAAGTCCATCGCAATCTACCCGACGGCCGAAGCCCACACGTTCCTGGGCTGGACCTACAGTTTCATGGGACGGTATGATGACGCCATCCAGGAATGTCACAAAGCCATCGAGATCGATCCGGATTTCGGAAACCCCTATAACGACATCGGGGCCTACCTGATCGAGAAAGGGCAACTCGATGATGCGGTTCCCTGGCTTGAAAAGGCGACGAAGGCGCTCCGCTACGAAAGTTACTGTTTTCCTCATCATAATCTCGGGCGCGTCTGGGAAAAGAAGGGGGAATGGTATCGGGCGATGGAAGAATACCAGAAGGCCTTGAAGGCCAACCCGGATTACGTCCTGGCCGCGAAGGCCTTGGGCCGGATCAAAGGAATGCTGAACTGAATAGGTTGTCTGCCATGCCGAACCCAAGCGTCCTCCTCGCGATCACCGATCTTTTTTTCCTATCCAAAATCAGAACGGCCCTGGAAACCCAGGGCTGCGCCGTCCGGGTCGCCGCGCAGTCGCAACGGATCATTAAAGAGGCGC of the Nitrospiria bacterium genome contains:
- a CDS encoding tetratricopeptide repeat protein, which translates into the protein MTEEREDERKQAVELFKKAYGLQMNGALEEACDFYKKSIAIYPTAEAHTFLGWTYSFMGRYDDAIQECHKAIEIDPDFGNPYNDIGAYLIEKGQLDDAVPWLEKATKALRYESYCFPHHNLGRVWEKKGEWYRAMEEYQKALKANPDYVLAAKALGRIKGMLN